The following proteins come from a genomic window of Gordonia westfalica:
- a CDS encoding Rieske (2Fe-2S) protein: MTSITEPGVVIGAVADLELGESRAYAVDGRQIAVFRMTDGSLRATDAVCPHRAGPLADGQFDAAKIVCPLHQYAFTFADGSCTSEGIGSVTVHRIEEHDGDIIVWL; encoded by the coding sequence ATGACCAGCATCACCGAACCCGGAGTGGTCATCGGGGCCGTCGCCGACCTCGAGCTGGGCGAGAGCCGCGCATATGCGGTGGACGGCAGACAGATCGCGGTCTTCCGCATGACCGATGGCTCGTTGCGCGCCACCGACGCCGTCTGCCCGCATCGCGCCGGCCCGCTCGCCGACGGCCAGTTCGACGCCGCGAAGATCGTCTGCCCGCTGCACCAGTACGCGTTCACCTTCGCCGATGGTTCCTGCACGTCGGAGGGGATCGGGTCGGTCACCGTCCACCGCATCGAAGAACACGACGGAGACATCATCGTCTGGCTCTGA
- a CDS encoding GIY-YIG nuclease family protein — protein MAWVYILECADGAYYVGSTRDLTNRLQQHSSAQIGFTSQRRPVRLAWSAELDLADAYRIERRIHGWSRAKKRALIDGEIDHLKMLAKRPGAAQRHTSG, from the coding sequence ATGGCATGGGTCTACATCCTCGAATGCGCCGACGGCGCGTACTACGTCGGGAGCACACGTGACCTGACAAACCGCCTTCAACAACACAGCTCGGCGCAGATCGGGTTCACCTCGCAGAGGCGACCGGTCCGGTTGGCGTGGTCCGCGGAACTCGATCTTGCCGACGCCTACCGAATCGAGCGGCGGATTCACGGTTGGTCGCGAGCGAAGAAGAGAGCGTTGATCGACGGCGAGATCGATCATCTGAAGATGCTGGCGAAGCGACCTGGTGCCGCCCAGCGACATACTTCTGGTTGA
- a CDS encoding S1C family serine protease, whose protein sequence is MTTGGSQGGPFGGGQHGQHGQHEAGHRSGGGAPSTPSGPGAGPASGAFPAQGGQHGFGGNNAPTSVYGTPGTSPFPPQAPYGGPAAGGAYSQPGPAAYGSQPGAQPPKKKGGGRLAALGAGALVVALVAGGAGGAIGYTLADGSDGSSSSTSTGPLGGDPKANGNTTPVEAPAGSVQEVAARVLPSVVSIEVASGGALGSGSGVVLSEDGVIMTNNHVVSAGGNATAAKVAVNFSDGSRSQARVLGADPISDIAVIKVDRNDLTPITVGNSNNLAVGQDVIAVGSPLGLAGTVTTGIISALNRPVLTSRDPGTNTTSVIDAIQTDAAINPGNSGGALVNARGALIGINTAIATLGGGEEQAGGSIGLGFAIPIDQAIRVAKQLESTGKASHANIGVSVRPSGDSDVPGAVVTDVTAGGPAAAAGIPKDAVITKVDDRPISSGDALVAAIRSHAPGDTVTVTYTAGGNSKTAQVKLGTLELK, encoded by the coding sequence ATGACGACTGGCGGTTCGCAAGGCGGTCCGTTCGGGGGTGGCCAGCACGGCCAGCATGGCCAGCACGAGGCGGGGCACCGGAGCGGGGGCGGCGCTCCCTCCACACCGTCCGGCCCGGGGGCGGGGCCGGCCTCGGGAGCGTTCCCCGCGCAGGGCGGCCAGCACGGTTTCGGCGGCAACAACGCGCCGACGTCGGTGTACGGCACCCCGGGAACCAGTCCCTTTCCTCCGCAGGCCCCGTACGGCGGGCCCGCCGCGGGTGGTGCCTACTCCCAGCCGGGGCCGGCGGCGTACGGATCGCAGCCCGGTGCGCAGCCCCCGAAGAAGAAGGGCGGCGGCCGCCTGGCCGCGCTCGGCGCCGGTGCGCTGGTGGTCGCTCTCGTCGCCGGCGGTGCCGGTGGTGCGATCGGCTACACGCTGGCCGACGGCTCCGACGGGTCGTCGAGCAGCACGAGCACCGGCCCGCTCGGCGGCGACCCCAAGGCGAACGGGAACACCACACCCGTCGAGGCCCCGGCCGGCTCGGTCCAGGAGGTGGCGGCCCGGGTGCTCCCGTCGGTTGTCTCCATCGAGGTCGCCTCGGGCGGCGCGCTGGGATCGGGCTCGGGTGTCGTCCTGAGCGAGGACGGCGTCATCATGACCAACAACCACGTCGTGAGCGCGGGCGGCAACGCAACCGCGGCCAAGGTCGCGGTCAACTTCTCCGACGGTTCGCGCTCGCAGGCGCGGGTGCTGGGTGCCGATCCGATCTCCGACATCGCGGTCATCAAGGTCGACCGGAATGACCTGACCCCGATCACTGTCGGCAACTCGAACAACCTGGCGGTCGGGCAGGACGTGATCGCGGTCGGTTCGCCGCTGGGTCTGGCCGGAACGGTGACCACGGGCATCATCAGCGCCCTCAACCGGCCGGTCCTGACCTCGCGCGATCCGGGCACCAACACCACGTCGGTGATCGACGCCATCCAGACCGACGCCGCGATCAATCCCGGCAACTCGGGCGGTGCGCTGGTCAACGCGAGGGGAGCGCTGATCGGTATCAACACCGCCATCGCCACCCTCGGTGGAGGCGAGGAACAGGCCGGTGGCAGCATCGGACTCGGGTTCGCGATCCCCATCGATCAGGCGATCCGCGTGGCCAAGCAGCTCGAGTCCACGGGCAAGGCCAGCCACGCCAACATCGGTGTGTCCGTGCGCCCGAGTGGTGACTCGGACGTACCCGGCGCGGTCGTCACCGATGTGACCGCGGGCGGACCGGCCGCGGCTGCTGGAATCCCCAAGGACGCGGTCATCACGAAGGTCGACGACCGTCCGATCTCGTCGGGGGACGCGCTGGTTGCGGCCATCCGGTCGCATGCGCCCGGGGACACGGTGACCGTGACCTACACCGCCGGCGGGAACAGCAAGACCGCGCAGGTCAAGCTGGGCACGCTCGAGCTGAAGTGA
- a CDS encoding bifunctional nitrate reductase/sulfite reductase flavoprotein subunit alpha, translating into MSLCAYCGVGCGMEMRLDGAGELTKTVGRADHPTNFGRLCTKGSTTADMLASGGRLDAPLVRDDRGGQLRRGDLDAVITDTARRLRAVVDQHGPDAVALYVSGQMSLEAQYLSNKLAKGFIGTNQIESNSRLCMASAGTGYKLSLGSDGPPGSYQDFDHADVFLVIGANMADCHPILFLRMMDRVKAGAKLIVVDPRRTATADKADLFLQIKSGTDLAFLNGLLHLLISGGHTDDEFIASFTDGFEQMPDFAAQYPPEVVESITGIPADDLRAAATMIGEAGNWMSCWTMGLNQSTHGTWNTNALVNLHLATGAICRLGSGPFSLTGQPNAMGGREMGYMGPGLPGQRSVFAEADRVFVENAWGVPAGTLRTDVGGGTIDMFRKMADGDIKACWIICTNPVASVGNRKTVIQGLERADLVITQDAFAETETNQYADVVLPATLWSESTGIMVNSERNLTLFEPALGAPGQAIPDWEIIARIASEMGYAHAFTYSSAEEIFDEIKQFANPNTGYDLRGVTYDGLRRTPMQWPCPPADGIGDPAESGARNPTRYLNDGRSQTLHRLDDGSVPRLAFATPSRRAQFFARPHLDADELPDDDYPFLLNTGRLPHQWHTMTKTGRVATLNKLNPEPFVELHPEDAERLGIGSKDKVEVASRRGRAVLPARVSDRVRPGNCFVPFHWNDVFGEHLSINAVTSDAVDPLSQQPELKVCAVTLTRVAGSPSAVAPVAGSSELAVALGVSDVVVPELSPAEQMYLAGLAAGVSAAPSGVPSVPADAPLRDEVRLWASGLLAGMFSRVDAATPSVPSADSEESTGTITVLWASQMGNAEELATETAERMKENGLRADAKSMDEVEVGELRGTALFVTSTTGDGDPPDNGSAFWDSLNGAEAPDLSGVDYAVLALGDSNYDDFCGHGRKLDERIGELGGRRIVDRVDCEPDFSETAGGWLNEVIRAISIGNRAPTSGVSEERVTVVSEPADSAAAPSVRTAPAYSRKKPLATSLVRNVKLNSAGSQKDVRNFGFRLPADTLTYQAGDALGVWPLNNPTLIEEFLDRTGLDGGHAVTVGGDEMPLHRALRERLEFARVTTDLVRFVGERSGSDDLMTLVAPGNKQAFNDWSWGRQSVDVLAEHPIRADVDEWLDVLKPLAPRSYSISSSPLESPDEVQLTVSAVRYNRCGTQRGGVCSTFLADHAEDTEVGVFVTSTTHFRPPADPDTPMIMIGPGTGIAPFRGFLREREALGHNGKNWLFFGEQYSATDFYYRDELTTMLGDGLLTRLDVAFSRDQDRKIYVQDRMVEHGEELYQWLHDGAHVYVCGDASRMAKDVDAALKGIVAQYGRRSPAGAEAYVKALAADKRYVRDVY; encoded by the coding sequence ATGTCACTGTGCGCCTACTGCGGCGTGGGATGCGGCATGGAGATGCGGCTCGACGGCGCCGGTGAACTCACCAAGACCGTCGGGCGCGCCGATCACCCCACCAACTTCGGCCGGCTGTGCACCAAGGGATCGACCACCGCCGACATGCTCGCCTCCGGCGGCCGGCTCGACGCTCCCCTCGTCCGCGACGACCGCGGCGGCCAGTTGCGTCGCGGCGACCTCGACGCCGTCATCACCGACACCGCGCGGCGGCTGCGCGCCGTCGTCGACCAGCACGGTCCCGACGCGGTCGCCCTGTACGTGTCCGGCCAGATGTCGCTCGAGGCGCAGTATCTGTCGAACAAACTGGCCAAGGGGTTCATCGGCACCAACCAGATCGAATCGAACTCCCGGCTGTGCATGGCCAGCGCGGGCACCGGTTACAAACTGTCGCTGGGCTCCGACGGGCCGCCCGGGTCGTACCAGGACTTCGACCATGCCGACGTCTTCCTGGTCATCGGCGCCAACATGGCCGACTGCCACCCGATCCTCTTCCTGCGGATGATGGACCGGGTCAAGGCGGGTGCCAAGCTGATCGTCGTCGACCCGCGGCGCACCGCGACCGCCGACAAGGCCGACCTGTTCCTGCAGATCAAGTCCGGCACCGACCTCGCCTTCCTGAACGGCCTGCTGCATCTGCTGATCTCCGGCGGCCACACCGACGACGAGTTCATCGCGTCGTTCACCGACGGTTTCGAGCAGATGCCGGACTTCGCGGCGCAGTATCCGCCTGAGGTGGTCGAGTCCATCACCGGAATCCCCGCCGACGACCTGCGTGCCGCGGCGACGATGATCGGCGAGGCCGGCAACTGGATGAGCTGCTGGACCATGGGTCTCAACCAGTCGACGCACGGTACCTGGAACACCAACGCGCTCGTCAACCTCCACCTCGCGACCGGCGCGATCTGCCGGCTCGGCAGCGGCCCGTTCTCCTTGACCGGCCAGCCGAACGCGATGGGCGGCCGCGAGATGGGTTACATGGGACCGGGATTGCCCGGTCAGCGGTCGGTGTTCGCCGAGGCGGATCGTGTGTTCGTGGAGAACGCGTGGGGCGTCCCGGCCGGCACGCTGCGCACCGACGTCGGCGGCGGAACCATCGACATGTTCCGCAAGATGGCCGACGGCGACATCAAGGCCTGCTGGATCATCTGCACCAATCCCGTTGCCTCGGTGGGCAATCGCAAGACCGTCATCCAAGGCCTCGAACGTGCCGATCTCGTGATCACCCAGGACGCGTTCGCCGAGACCGAGACCAACCAGTACGCCGACGTCGTGCTGCCGGCCACGCTGTGGTCGGAATCGACCGGCATCATGGTCAATTCGGAGCGCAACCTGACGCTGTTCGAACCCGCGCTCGGCGCACCCGGACAGGCGATCCCCGACTGGGAGATCATCGCGCGCATCGCATCGGAGATGGGGTACGCACACGCGTTCACCTATTCGAGTGCCGAGGAGATCTTCGACGAGATCAAGCAGTTCGCGAATCCGAACACCGGCTACGACCTGCGAGGCGTCACCTACGACGGCCTGCGCCGGACGCCGATGCAGTGGCCGTGCCCGCCGGCCGACGGCATCGGGGACCCCGCTGAGAGCGGCGCGCGCAACCCCACCCGGTACCTGAACGACGGCCGGAGTCAGACGTTGCACCGGCTCGACGACGGATCGGTGCCGCGCCTGGCGTTCGCCACCCCCTCGCGCCGCGCGCAGTTCTTCGCCCGGCCGCATCTCGACGCCGATGAGCTGCCCGACGACGACTATCCGTTCCTGCTCAACACCGGCCGGTTGCCGCACCAGTGGCACACGATGACCAAGACCGGCCGGGTCGCCACACTGAACAAGCTCAATCCGGAGCCGTTCGTCGAACTCCACCCGGAGGACGCCGAACGCCTGGGTATCGGGTCGAAGGACAAGGTCGAGGTGGCGTCGCGTCGTGGACGAGCGGTGTTGCCCGCCAGGGTCTCCGATCGGGTGCGGCCCGGGAACTGCTTCGTGCCGTTCCACTGGAACGACGTCTTCGGTGAGCACCTCTCCATCAACGCCGTCACCTCGGATGCGGTGGACCCGCTGTCGCAGCAGCCCGAGCTGAAGGTGTGCGCCGTGACGCTGACCAGGGTCGCCGGGTCGCCGTCTGCTGTGGCGCCCGTCGCCGGCTCTTCTGAGTTGGCTGTCGCACTGGGAGTTTCGGACGTCGTCGTCCCGGAGTTGTCCCCGGCGGAACAGATGTACCTGGCCGGGCTGGCCGCGGGTGTTTCGGCTGCGCCGTCGGGTGTTCCGTCGGTGCCCGCCGACGCGCCGCTGCGCGACGAGGTCCGACTGTGGGCGTCGGGCCTGCTCGCCGGGATGTTCTCACGGGTCGATGCCGCGACGCCGTCGGTGCCGTCGGCGGATTCGGAGGAATCGACCGGCACCATCACCGTGCTGTGGGCGTCGCAGATGGGCAACGCGGAGGAACTGGCGACCGAGACCGCCGAGCGGATGAAAGAGAACGGACTCCGGGCCGACGCGAAGTCGATGGACGAGGTCGAGGTCGGCGAATTGCGGGGTACCGCACTGTTCGTCACGTCCACGACCGGCGACGGCGACCCGCCCGACAACGGTTCGGCGTTCTGGGATTCCCTCAATGGGGCGGAGGCACCGGATCTCTCCGGCGTCGACTATGCGGTACTTGCTCTCGGCGACTCCAACTACGACGACTTCTGCGGCCACGGACGCAAACTCGACGAGCGGATCGGTGAACTCGGCGGTCGCCGGATCGTCGACCGTGTCGACTGTGAACCGGATTTCTCCGAGACCGCGGGTGGTTGGCTCAACGAGGTCATCCGTGCGATCAGCATCGGTAACCGCGCACCCACTTCCGGTGTGTCCGAAGAGCGGGTCACCGTGGTCAGCGAACCCGCGGACTCCGCGGCCGCTCCCTCGGTGCGGACCGCACCGGCCTATTCGCGCAAGAAGCCCCTGGCCACCTCGCTGGTGCGGAACGTCAAGCTGAACTCCGCAGGCTCGCAGAAGGATGTGCGCAACTTCGGGTTCCGGCTGCCCGCCGACACCCTGACCTACCAGGCCGGCGACGCGCTCGGCGTCTGGCCGCTGAACAATCCGACCCTCATCGAGGAGTTCCTCGACCGGACCGGGCTCGACGGCGGGCACGCGGTGACGGTCGGCGGCGACGAGATGCCCCTGCACCGGGCGCTGCGCGAGCGTCTCGAGTTCGCCCGGGTCACCACCGATCTCGTGCGCTTCGTCGGTGAGCGTTCCGGTTCCGATGATCTGATGACGCTCGTCGCGCCGGGCAACAAGCAGGCATTCAACGACTGGTCCTGGGGCCGGCAATCGGTGGACGTCCTCGCCGAGCATCCGATCCGCGCCGACGTCGACGAGTGGCTCGACGTCCTCAAGCCGCTTGCCCCGCGGTCGTATTCGATCTCGTCCAGCCCGCTCGAAAGTCCCGACGAGGTGCAGCTCACCGTGTCGGCGGTGCGCTACAACCGATGCGGCACCCAACGCGGCGGAGTCTGCTCGACGTTCCTCGCCGACCATGCGGAGGACACCGAAGTCGGGGTCTTCGTCACCTCGACCACGCACTTCCGCCCGCCCGCCGATCCCGACACCCCGATGATCATGATCGGACCCGGCACCGGCATCGCCCCGTTCCGCGGCTTCCTCCGCGAACGGGAAGCATTGGGCCACAACGGCAAGAACTGGCTGTTCTTCGGCGAACAGTATTCGGCCACCGACTTCTACTACCGCGACGAGCTGACGACGATGCTCGGCGACGGCCTGCTGACCCGTCTCGACGTCGCCTTCTCCCGCGACCAGGACCGCAAGATCTACGTCCAGGACCGCATGGTCGAACACGGCGAAGAGCTCTACCAGTGGCTGCACGACGGCGCCCACGTGTACGTCTGCGGTGATGCGTCCCGGATGGCCAAAGACGTCGATGCTGCTCTGAAAGGCATTGTCGCGCAGTACGGCCGCCGCTCCCCCGCCGGTGCCGAGGCCTACGTCAAGGCCCTCGCCGCCGACAAGCGGTACGTGCGCGACGTCTACTGA
- a CDS encoding MogA/MoaB family molybdenum cofactor biosynthesis protein — translation MSDAGSPVPGNTAISGDTVEEGQSLDVRLAGDPGQVDPADVVAADAAAREFVARHEQAAHRPPGEEIGRALVVVVDDEAAHGEDQRLLGPLVSELLAEAGFHVDAAVVVSGDEVEIRNALNTAVIGGVDLVVSVGGVGVGARDVTPEATEPLLDRRLRGIEEAVRSSGLAAGATDGGLSRGLAGISGQTLVVNLANSRAAIRDGMATAAPLAKYVIESISEF, via the coding sequence ATGTCCGACGCCGGATCCCCCGTTCCCGGAAACACCGCCATCTCCGGCGACACCGTCGAGGAGGGACAGTCCCTGGACGTCCGTCTCGCGGGTGATCCGGGTCAGGTCGATCCGGCCGACGTGGTGGCCGCCGACGCCGCGGCGCGGGAGTTCGTCGCGCGTCACGAGCAGGCCGCGCATCGCCCGCCGGGCGAGGAGATCGGCCGGGCTCTCGTCGTCGTCGTCGACGACGAGGCCGCGCACGGCGAGGACCAGCGTCTGCTCGGGCCTCTCGTCAGCGAACTGCTCGCCGAGGCGGGGTTCCACGTCGATGCCGCTGTTGTCGTCTCAGGCGACGAGGTGGAGATCCGCAATGCGCTGAACACCGCGGTGATCGGCGGCGTCGACCTGGTGGTGTCGGTCGGCGGTGTGGGCGTGGGGGCCCGCGACGTCACGCCGGAGGCCACCGAGCCTCTGCTGGACCGCCGGCTCCGCGGCATCGAGGAGGCGGTCCGCAGTTCGGGCCTCGCCGCCGGCGCGACGGATGGCGGACTTTCGCGCGGGCTGGCCGGAATCTCGGGTCAGACGCTGGTCGTCAATCTCGCCAATTCCCGCGCCGCGATTCGGGACGGCATGGCGACCGCCGCCCCGCTCGCCAAATATGTGATCGAGTCCATCAGTGAATTCTGA
- a CDS encoding HAMP domain-containing sensor histidine kinase: protein MRAPMPLTRAVSLRSRVTILSATVVLVSVSLMAAAAYFVVYRAMYNEVDQQLESRADGMAALARAGVLRNQPEQLVAGTVFSTNISVALVTPSGQTYLIGQVPFDEPERAIVRSPSVPGTNPQSLRTTHNQRVLTRKLDDGNTLVLAQSLIQTDRVLKRLAWVLLVVGCGGVALAALAGTTVGRAGLRPVARLNRAVERVARTNDLTPIPVTGNDELAKLTASFNAMLRALAESRDRQARLVADAGHELRTPLTSLRTNLELLIAASRPGARAVPEQDMADLRADLIAQIEELSTLVGDLVDLAREDAPEVVYEEVDLAEIVEQALERVRRRRNDVEFVLEVAPWYVFGEQHGLSRAVLNVLDNAAKWSPPGTSVVVALTQTGMSTAQLTVADAGPGIPEEDRGLVFERFYRSTQSRSMPGSGLGLAIVRQVVERHGGTVTADTSPDGGALIRMTLPGRATPAEPSPQVIRQ, encoded by the coding sequence ATGCGCGCGCCGATGCCGCTGACGCGGGCGGTGTCGCTTCGTTCGCGTGTCACGATCCTGTCGGCGACCGTCGTGCTGGTGTCGGTCAGTCTGATGGCCGCGGCCGCTTACTTCGTGGTGTACCGGGCGATGTACAACGAGGTCGACCAGCAGCTCGAGAGCCGCGCCGACGGCATGGCCGCCCTCGCCCGCGCCGGCGTCCTCCGCAACCAGCCCGAGCAACTGGTCGCGGGAACCGTGTTCTCCACCAACATCTCGGTCGCCCTGGTGACGCCGAGCGGTCAGACGTACCTCATCGGGCAGGTCCCCTTCGACGAACCCGAACGCGCGATCGTGCGGTCACCGTCGGTTCCCGGGACCAATCCTCAGAGTCTGCGCACCACGCACAATCAGCGCGTCCTGACACGCAAACTCGACGACGGCAACACCCTCGTCCTGGCGCAGAGCCTCATCCAGACCGACCGCGTACTCAAACGCCTGGCCTGGGTGCTGCTCGTGGTCGGTTGTGGCGGAGTGGCTTTGGCGGCTCTCGCCGGTACGACCGTCGGACGTGCCGGTCTGAGACCGGTGGCGCGGCTCAACCGGGCAGTCGAGCGGGTCGCGCGAACGAATGACCTGACACCCATCCCGGTGACGGGCAACGACGAATTGGCCAAGCTCACCGCGAGTTTCAACGCGATGCTCCGGGCGCTCGCCGAATCCCGGGACCGCCAGGCACGTCTCGTCGCCGACGCCGGACACGAGCTCCGAACCCCGTTGACCTCGTTGCGCACCAACCTCGAACTGCTGATCGCGGCGAGCCGGCCGGGCGCACGGGCCGTTCCCGAGCAGGACATGGCCGACCTGCGCGCCGACCTCATCGCGCAGATCGAGGAATTGTCCACGCTGGTGGGCGATCTCGTCGACCTCGCGCGTGAGGACGCGCCCGAGGTGGTGTACGAGGAGGTCGATCTCGCGGAGATCGTCGAGCAGGCTCTCGAACGGGTCCGACGACGCCGCAACGACGTCGAATTCGTGCTCGAGGTGGCGCCCTGGTACGTCTTCGGCGAACAGCACGGACTGTCCCGTGCGGTGCTGAATGTGCTGGACAACGCGGCGAAATGGAGTCCGCCGGGGACGTCGGTGGTCGTCGCGCTGACACAGACCGGGATGTCCACCGCGCAGCTCACCGTCGCCGATGCCGGTCCGGGAATCCCCGAGGAGGACCGGGGCCTGGTGTTCGAACGCTTCTATCGTTCGACACAGTCGAGGTCGATGCCGGGTTCCGGTCTGGGCCTGGCGATCGTGCGGCAGGTGGTCGAACGCCACGGCGGCACCGTCACGGCCGACACCTCGCCCGACGGCGGTGCGCTCATCCGGATGACTTTGCCGGGCCGGGCAACTCCCGCGGAACCATCTCCGCAGGTGATTCGTCAATAA
- a CDS encoding response regulator transcription factor has translation MRILVVDDDRAVRESLRRSLTFNGYSVETAGDGIEALEKILADRPDVVILDVMMPRLDGLEVCRRLRSAGDDLPILVLTARDSVSERVSGLDAGADDYLPKPFALEELLARLRALLRRAAPDDDADSETLVFADLSLDPVTRDVTRGERPISLTRTEFALLEMLMANPRRVLSRSRILEEVWGYDFPTSGNALEVYVGYLRRKTEADGESRLIHTVRGVGYVLRETPP, from the coding sequence ATGCGCATCCTCGTGGTTGATGACGACCGGGCGGTCCGGGAGTCGTTGCGACGGTCGCTCACCTTCAACGGATACAGCGTCGAGACCGCGGGCGACGGCATCGAGGCACTCGAGAAGATCCTCGCCGATCGCCCGGACGTCGTCATCCTCGACGTCATGATGCCGCGGCTCGACGGCCTCGAGGTGTGCCGCCGACTCCGCTCCGCCGGTGACGACCTGCCGATTCTGGTGCTGACGGCCCGGGACTCGGTGTCCGAGCGGGTCTCCGGGCTCGACGCCGGAGCCGACGACTACCTGCCCAAGCCGTTCGCGCTCGAAGAATTGCTGGCCCGGCTGCGGGCGCTGTTGCGGCGCGCCGCACCCGACGACGACGCGGACTCGGAGACGCTCGTCTTCGCCGACCTCTCGCTCGACCCGGTCACGCGCGACGTCACCCGCGGTGAACGGCCGATCAGCCTCACGCGCACCGAGTTCGCCCTGCTCGAGATGCTGATGGCCAACCCGCGGCGCGTGCTGTCCCGTAGCCGCATCCTCGAAGAGGTGTGGGGATACGACTTCCCGACGTCGGGCAACGCCCTCGAGGTCTACGTCGGCTACCTGCGCCGCAAGACCGAGGCCGACGGTGAGTCGCGACTGATCCACACCGTCCGCGGTGTGGGATACGTGCTCCGGGAGACCCCGCCCTAG